The genomic DNA CTTTTTGATAGACGTTCACGTCGGCGCTTTGGAAACTGTAAATAGATTGCTTGGGGTCGCCAACGACAAAAATCTTGTCGAAAACAGCGCTGAAAATATCCCATTGCAATTGGTTGGTGTCTTGGAATTCGTCGATAATGGCGTAAGCGTATTGCGCGCGGAGCCTTGTTTTTAAAAGGGATTCGCCTTTGCTTGTGTCGAGTGCGGCGTGATGAACCGATAGAATCATATCGTTGAACGACTGGTATTTCATTTCGGTTTTATACGCTTGCCACTCATCAAAAACGCTCGCGGCTTGCGATATCAAGAATTGGTTCAGCAAAATGCTATTGATAGAACCGAGTAAATCCTTGAGGTTCTTAAACGCGATAAAGGCTTCATATGCATTTGCCGGCCAAGTTGTTTGGATAAATTCACTATCCTTGAACGAAACGGCCGAAAAAAGCGCACTCCCTTTTTGCCATTGCTTGATAATGTTCAGAAAATCGCTGATGCAATTTTTAGAAGTCTTGCCGAACTTTTCGGACGGATGCTTTTCGAGTGTTGCGTATGCTTCGCGGAAAGCGGGAATGTCAAGGACATCGTCAAATGTGCTGACGGCTGCGATTGCTTGCAAGTCTTCAGTGCTTAAAACGGTATCGCCAATTTTAGTATCTTCGGATTTGTCGAGCGGAATGATTTCGCGGTCGCCTTCGCTCCCTTTGTAAATGTTCGTAATGCTCTTGAGACCGTCAATAATTTTTCTTGTAATCGCTTGTGCGGAATCGTGCTTGATCAAGAACTGAAAATCGGAATTATCGCTCCAGCGGTCTCGAATAAATTGCTCAATGAGATTTTCGACTTCGGCATCGTCAATCATCGACATGTCAAAGGGCCTGCCCGCATCGTAGGCGTATTCTTTTAGCGCTTTTTGGCAGAAAGAATGAATCGTGAAAATGGCGGCGTTATCGACGTCTTGATATGCCTTGGAAAAAAGTGCAAGTGTCGCGTTGTCGAGTTCTTTTTCGCTCTCGTTTGTTTTGTCCAGCTTTTTGCTGAGGAGAACTTCGTCGATTTTTTTGCGGATGCGGTCTTTTAATTCGCCCGCCGCTTTTTCGGTGTAGGTGACGATGAGAATTTTTTTGAGCGGTGTCCCGAGGCTAATGAGTTTTGCCACCATCAATTGGATGGTGTATGTTTTGCCTGTTCCTGCAGAAGCTTCGATAAAAAGGCTTTTGGAAGGATCGAATTTTTGGAGACTGAAATTTTCCATGATTAAGCCTTCCTTTTCTTAGCGGTTTTTCCCGATTCGCTTTCGTCTATCGTAAATTGCATAAGGCCGCGCATTTTTTGTGTGGCTTCTTTCCACTGATCTGTAAAGTTAATTGCGTCAAAGCCCACATCTGTGATGGGGTCGAATAGCGTTTTTTTGTCGAAGTATTTCCAGGATTCGCTGAGCAGTTTTTCTTTAAAGGCGCGAATGTTGATAATTCCCGATGCGTCAAGCATGTTTGCGGGAACTGCCTTGGAATATGGGAGTTGCGATTCATCGCCAAATGCAGCCGTGTAAATATCTTGCAAGATTTCGGTTGCTTTGTGCGGTGTTATGGCAACGGTGGCACTTGTTGCGTCTTTTGAAATATCGCCGTTGTAGATTGTGATTTTAATAGTTTGTTCTTTTTTTGCAATGCTTGTGTTGCAAGCTCTTTGTGCAATGATGGCAAGGGCCTTGATGTAAGAGGGCAAGAACTTGGATAAGTTTGGATTTTTATCGGACGAAGAGACCGAAATCATTTTTGTGACTTTGTCGAGATCGTTGTTGTCGCACCAATCTAGCGTACCCGAAAGTGTCCACTTGCCGGTGGCGTTTTTGCGATTGAGCTGGATGTCCTGAATTTTAGCTTTGTAACTCCAGGAATCCTTGATTTCGTTGATGAGCGAGTCGCCCATTTGCTTTAGAATTTGCGACTTGTACGATTCTATTTCGGCAAGCAATTTTGTTCCGAAAATGCCGTCTGGCATGTTGCCTTGGAGCGCCGATTCCTGTTTGAATTTTTCGAGTTCATCGGACTTGTGCGAAAGTTCTGCAGCGACCATCATTTTGAGGAGTTCGCTTTTTTGCAATGCATCGAAAAGGATGGGTTCGAACATTTCCTTTTCGAGATCATCAGAATTGGAAGCGGCTAGCATTTGGCTGATGCGGAACTCGAACGGATCTTTCAAGAATTCGCTGAGCATGTATAGCGGAACGCGTTCGGGGCATTTGAAGTTGACGTTCTCTGTCGCGGTTTGCATGGCACCCGTTTTCGGATTCACATGTGCAAAGCCGTCTTGCATCATGTTGAGGAATGCACGTTTGTTGCGAAGGCTTTTTTGCGTGAAAAGTTCATCGAAATTGCGGGTTTCGTCAAGCGAAATTTTGTTTTCGGGCCATGCTTCTGACGGGCTGATTTTCGCGGCTGTCCCATTTTGGCGCTTCTCGGAATCGGCGATTTCATTTGTTGCACTTCCGGCGGCATCTCCCACGGCGTTTGTCAAAAACTTCCGTATATCGTTTACAACCGAAGTCGGGTAAAGTTCGGCATCCTTGCGGATGTCTTGATTCACGTAGCTCACGTGGAAACTTTCGCTTGTGCTCATGAGCTGGCAAAGGAATGCGTAACGGCGCTTTGCGATGGGCGAGTCATCGCCCGGCCACGGGCGGCAAGATTTGCGCAGGTCAAGTGTGTTGTGCTGTTTTGCTCCTGGGAAGTTCATGGAATCTCCGCCGATAAAGAATAAATGCTTTACGGGGATGATTCTGTTTGGGATAAAGTTCATGAACGTAATGCCGTTTACGAACAATGTACCGCAACTGTAAGCTGATGATTGCGCCGCCGTGAGAAGCGTTTGCTTGATGACTTTCCACGAGATGCTTTCGAGACCCGCGTCTATTTGGTTGCGGAGTCCTTCGATGGCTTGCATGACATTGCTTACGATGATCGTTTCGCTTGCAAATCCTTCCGGTGCGCCTGACATCGAAATCCATTCGTTGAGGAAATCGGTGAGCTTGTCGAGGTCCGTGACTTGTCCGACTGCTCCGAAATCCATCCACTTTTTGAGCGTGTCAATACAATCGACAAATTTGCAAAGAGAGCGATTATCGCTTGTTGCCATGTCGGAATACGGCATGAGAATGTCGCCCGATGTCATGACGGGATTCTTCGTCATTTTTGCAAGGAGCAATCGGCGTACGCCGCCGAGCCAATCTTCTTTTTTGTGCTCTCGGTCGCGATAGACGTTTGTGCCTTCAATCCAACTTTCCCATTTGCCTACGTCATCTTCACTGATGTGGCGTGTTTGCTGTACGACCGGATTGCGCAGCAATGCAAAGAATGTCGGGCGTGTGATTGTTCCTTGTTCGAGGATTGTAAACAAGTTATCTAGAACGTTCTCGGTTTGCGAACTTCTGGCGGGCGAATCGACAATGGCAAACGGAATGTGCAAAAAACTGTCTTTATCGTTCTCGCTGGCGTATTTCTTGCGTTCTGGAGTCTGGTCAAAAATTGTTTTGATGGCGGTGCGGTAACTATCTAAATCGGGCGATACCACGAGAATGTCGTTTACGCGCGCGCCTTGCTGCATGAGCTTGCAGATAGAAGTGTGCAATGCTTCGACTTCGCGAATTTTGGTTGGCGCAGCTGTTACGTCTAAAGAAGTATCTGTGCGCTTGCAATCGTCAGCGCTAAAGTCGGGCAATGTGTTGATGCGGTTTGCAATGGCGTATTGCACTTTGTGCAAAAGCGTGTCGTGCGGTAGCTCGCTTGCATCGCTAATTTCGTCGCTAGCACGAAAGTCAAAATCGTAATTGGCGGCTTGGCACCAGAGCTTGATGTTGTCGCGCCCTGAACGGCCCCAATTGCAAAGCAACGTATTTTCGGACTGCGCTTCATCGTGGGTGTATTCGGGAATGTCATCGACATCGTTGCTGTCGCCTGCTTCAGAAATATCAACGGACATCCTTTCGCGAACTTTGTTTATAGTCCCGGTGTTGTCGCTCCATTGCCCGTCTCGTGAAACCCAATTCCTGTGGATAGTCGCGCTTTGATTGTGGACCGTTGAAGTGTCTTCCCAGAATTCCATGCAGGGGTTTTGAATGTAAGCGTAAACGTCGTGCGTCTCGGCATATTTCTGCAAGATGACGCGGTAGAATTGCCCCATGCCGCCCAAACCGAAAATGAATAGCGGTGTGTTGCCGATGTGCTCCGTGTGGAAGTTTACGTTGCCTGCGTTGTCGTGGCATGCAATGTACAGATACGGAATCGTCATGTATTCCGTGCTTTCGCCATTTTTGCGCTTGGCCTCGTTCTCGAAAACTTCAGATAAAAGCGAAGGCTTGCCATCGTGCGCGTGGAATATCGCGGAGTACAAATCGCGCTGCCATTTTTCACGCTGTGAAATTTCGCGGTTCGTGAGTCCGAAAAATGAATCGAGTTTCCCTTGTTTCCATTTATCGAGAATGCCCGGTGCCGAAGTGCTGTCTATGCGGCGGATGAAATTGCTCGGCCTGCTTGTCTCGTATTCCAAAAATAGCGAAGCCATCTTACTTGCAAAATCAAAAAGATGTGTCTCGTCAAGTTTGCCGTCAATCACCAAGTAACGCTTGACTTCTTCGTCCATTTGCAGATAGTTCGGGATACCGTTAGTCTCCTTGACAAGATGCGCAAGGATAACGTTCCTCAACATGTCGGAGTTTAATTTTTTCTTGTGCGTGTCATCGCCAATAAGGATTTCCATGAGAAAACGGTCGATCATCATGGAATTGAAACCGACAAGAGACTTCTTTTTTTGCACCCATTTTAACCTGAACCATTGCTCCAGT from Fibrobacter succinogenes includes the following:
- a CDS encoding exodeoxyribonuclease V subunit gamma, with the translated sequence MLYLKFALNLENLADEMIEAVSKAWTNPFEAPAVLFPDPKLEQWFRLKWVQKKKSLVGFNSMMIDRFLMEILIGDDTHKKKLNSDMLRNVILAHLVKETNGIPNYLQMDEEVKRYLVIDGKLDETHLFDFASKMASLFLEYETSRPSNFIRRIDSTSAPGILDKWKQGKLDSFFGLTNREISQREKWQRDLYSAIFHAHDGKPSLLSEVFENEAKRKNGESTEYMTIPYLYIACHDNAGNVNFHTEHIGNTPLFIFGLGGMGQFYRVILQKYAETHDVYAYIQNPCMEFWEDTSTVHNQSATIHRNWVSRDGQWSDNTGTINKVRERMSVDISEAGDSNDVDDIPEYTHDEAQSENTLLCNWGRSGRDNIKLWCQAANYDFDFRASDEISDASELPHDTLLHKVQYAIANRINTLPDFSADDCKRTDTSLDVTAAPTKIREVEALHTSICKLMQQGARVNDILVVSPDLDSYRTAIKTIFDQTPERKKYASENDKDSFLHIPFAIVDSPARSSQTENVLDNLFTILEQGTITRPTFFALLRNPVVQQTRHISEDDVGKWESWIEGTNVYRDREHKKEDWLGGVRRLLLAKMTKNPVMTSGDILMPYSDMATSDNRSLCKFVDCIDTLKKWMDFGAVGQVTDLDKLTDFLNEWISMSGAPEGFASETIIVSNVMQAIEGLRNQIDAGLESISWKVIKQTLLTAAQSSAYSCGTLFVNGITFMNFIPNRIIPVKHLFFIGGDSMNFPGAKQHNTLDLRKSCRPWPGDDSPIAKRRYAFLCQLMSTSESFHVSYVNQDIRKDAELYPTSVVNDIRKFLTNAVGDAAGSATNEIADSEKRQNGTAAKISPSEAWPENKISLDETRNFDELFTQKSLRNKRAFLNMMQDGFAHVNPKTGAMQTATENVNFKCPERVPLYMLSEFLKDPFEFRISQMLAASNSDDLEKEMFEPILFDALQKSELLKMMVAAELSHKSDELEKFKQESALQGNMPDGIFGTKLLAEIESYKSQILKQMGDSLINEIKDSWSYKAKIQDIQLNRKNATGKWTLSGTLDWCDNNDLDKVTKMISVSSSDKNPNLSKFLPSYIKALAIIAQRACNTSIAKKEQTIKITIYNGDISKDATSATVAITPHKATEILQDIYTAAFGDESQLPYSKAVPANMLDASGIINIRAFKEKLLSESWKYFDKKTLFDPITDVGFDAINFTDQWKEATQKMRGLMQFTIDESESGKTAKKRKA